A window of Phacochoerus africanus isolate WHEZ1 chromosome 11, ROS_Pafr_v1, whole genome shotgun sequence genomic DNA:
CACTTGTATAATAATCCAACCTTGAAGTGGTTAGAAATTACAAAGAGCGGAGTTAGAGtgtaattttttcattcattcaataaatatttatcaggtATCTACCACATGACcagcttattgggttaaggatctggcgtttctgtgagctgtagtgtccgttgcagacatggctcggatctggcgttgctgtgtctgtggtataggccaacagctgcagctccgactcaacccctagtctggaaactcccatatgccacaagatgcagccctaaatttaaaaaaaaaaaaaaaagtactaccaAAGCTACCTTGCTACTTGTGTGATTACTTGGTTATTTCGGAGCCCATGATCCCTGGGATGGGGTCAGGTGGGGCTCTAATACTGAGTCCCAGACTTGCACAATCCTGTGTGAATCCATAGAATAGAGAAGAGATAGTTTCCAAAAGGAATGttagaaaaaatgggcagataacCACTAATATGTGTGAGTGTGAAAATGGATAAATGAGTGTGTGTGATGCACCAAGATGTTAGCATTTTgactattcattttaaaataagaaaaaatacataaacagtaAGCAACCTGAAGATATTTTCTAAAGATAATAAAAGCACTAGTGAATAGTTTGATATTAAAGTCAAAATAATGGATGCTATAgtatgaatatattatatatctgtAGTGACATATAGGATATATATAAATTTGAGGATATATTAATTGCCCTCGCTTTGGAGATGAGCTGATGGCAGAAGACAGTTTTCCAGAAGTCTCTTGCATTTCTGCACATCTTGTGAACAAGAGACACCAATAGCTTTTGCTGCAGACTAAACTTTTCAAGGATCTTTATATAGCTAAagccttagaaaataaaaagtgtctCCCTCTAACAGCAAAGTCCAGGGGTTTTTTTACTGCCCAGTGTAATAAAGATAATGATACCTCCCACTGGAGCAAAAGTTGGGCAGGTTTGCTCGCAACCATTATAAATGATTACATCACTAAGCGTAGCCTTTCTTAGCTGTGACATAAGCTTTCTTCACATACAGCATCCATCTGGGGGTCCTCAGCACTGTCCCTGGGAGACTTGCAGGGCAAGGAGAACTGACACAAAAAAGATGGTATGGCTACTTGATGTGCCATGGGTAATAAAAGTCGTTTATCTGTGACCTAGAAGTCTGACGTCTTGTGCAGATTACCTTGCAAATAGGTTAAAATCTCAGTCTTCATAATTCTAATCAGATATAAATAGATTCCAAATAGGTAATAAAAGTATTTACAATATGGTATTATCAGTGACATTCTAGATTTTATAACTGAAAGGAATCTATAGATCATTTAGCTTTCAATTCAATGTTCTTGTTTTATAGGTGAAGGACCACATCCTAGAGAAGTATGTAAAATTGTTCCAAGTAACAAACTGATAAGAATCAGGAAGATTCACTGTCAAGTTTTACTCAACCTTCATCAGGTTAAATCACTGTCCTTTAATTTGCAAAGGTTACTTAAAAGTAATgcataaaaaatgtatatgaatatcTTAGAATACTAGTCATTGAGCTATTTTTTGTATCATCACTCATTTTGGGGGGTTAATATTCTTTCAGGCTTCATTGCATACAGGCATGAATACTCATAccaaaagttttgtttgttttttatggctacatctgctccctgcatctgagccacagctatgacctatgccagatcctttaatacactgtgccagcccaggaataaaacccacacctcctcagcaaCTCGAGCCTCTGTactcggatctttaacccattgtgccacagcaggaactctacacTAAATGTTTTTTTGATACTTGTAAGAATCTCCCTTTAACTGGTAATCTGGCCTACACACAACCAAATCTGAAAGACATTAGACTGTTACAAAATATGGTGGGATGTAGAACTAACGGGAATTTCTTTCATGTACTAGACACAttgtctttggattttttttcctttcttgctcataatttcataaatttgtaggtcattttatttactaatacatcctaaatttttaattttacatcgTGATCCTTCTTAATGGGTCTATTACCTTGTTTCCAGCTGTTTACTAAGGGAAGAATTGGCAAGGTATTTCATTCATCCTGATTTTTCCTTGAGTCAGTAAGTACCAGAGCACTTATTATGTCCAATGAATGTGGAACTAATTACCTACAACTATTCAGACTGCAGTTTATTTGCTATTGAAATCTTAGTTTCAGATTGGTATTTGCTGATTTTGCTTCTATGCTTAATTGCTCCATTTTATAACAGTGAAATTCTGCTTTataaaaactttttcaaataaaatcaggGCAAGTTGTCAAATTAATGCACATGGGGAAAAGTTTATCAGTCTTATGTGTGAGGAAAGGCAACTGGGCTTTAAGATGATGCAGTGTACTAAATACTTATTTGAAAGAAGTAGAAGACAAAACAGTATTTACTGCTGCCAGTATTTACTGCTGCCAACTCAGAAGTTTGAGAGAGAAAACAGTTTAGACCAATATCTGATCATCTCTTGGgggcagatttttattttaaacatcttaatTGAGAAAATTTACataacaaatttatttaataagaataaaatcattaaattattaaatcCCATGGGTTTTCCATATGTTCAAATTTTGTGCAGTCATAAGATAATTTGGAGCATTTCCATCATcccaaaaagaaattctgcatCCATTAGTAGTCCcaattccttcctcttcccactcCCTAGCAACCATTAAGCTACTTCCTGTtgctatggatttgcctattgaGAACAggttgtataaatggaatcatactatttggtttctttcacttagtataatgtttaaaaagttcatccatgttgtagcatgaatcagtacatcattccttttatggaagaatatttcattgtatggatgtactaCTCATCAGTTGATAGATGTTTGGGTGGTTTCcagacttggctattgtgaatgatgctgctatttagcatttatttactttttatgtatatatgctttaatttttcttgaatatatacctaagagtggaattgtttCATCTTTTGGTAACTATGTCTGACTTTTTGAGCaactgtcagttttccactgtggctGTACAAATTTTACAATGGTATTACCATTTTTCTTAATaccactttcatttaaaaattttttttaatttaaatatagttgatttatgatgtgttagtttctgatgtataacgaagtgattcagttatacatgtaatttttcatattcttttcccttacacactttgttgttgttttctccccattttttagggccacacctgcaacacatggaatttcccaggctaggggaggaatcggagctttagctgccagcctacaccacagccacagcaacgagtgatccaagctgtgtctgcgacctaagccacagttcacagcaatgctggatccttaactcattgagaaaggccagggatcgaacctgtatcctcatggataccagttgggtttgttacagccgaaccacgatgggaattcaagatattgaatacagttccctgagctatacaccaggtccttgttgtttattttatatataatagtttatacgTGCTAACACCAAGCTACTAATctatccttcccttcccctttggtaaccatttgttttctgtatcagtGAGTCTACTCCTGTTTtataaaaaagttcatttgtatcatattttagtttACCCAttaatatcataggatatttgtctttcttatttcacaAATCACTTacgtccaaccatgttgctgcaaatggtgttattctttttttacagataaatgttattctattgtatatatatgtactacaactttatccattcatctgtcaatgcacatttaAGCTCATTCCACATCTTGGGTGTTGTAGGTAGTGCTGCCaagaacatgggggtgcatgtatcttttcaaataatgtttttctctggatatatgcccaggagtaggatagCCGTGCCATATGGtagctgtatttttagttttttaggaaacctccatactggctgtaccaatttacattcccacctgcagtgtaggagggttccctttcctccacaccatCCCCAGCCTTTATTTCTAGATgctttgatgatggcctttctgactagtgtgaagtaatacttcattgtagttttgcttttcatttccctaataattagtgtgttgagcatcatttcatgagCCTGTTGGTctactgtatgtcttctttggaaaaatgtctatttaggacaTCAGCtatgtttttcatctttatttttttattgaggtatatgtatattttggaaattaatcctttgttggtcccacaaatattttctcccactctgtgggatgtctttttgttcagtggtttcctttgttgtgaaaaagcttttaattacatctcatttatttatttttgctttaatttccatCACACTAGGAAATAGATCCAAAAAgacatttctgtgatttatgtcagtgtGTTCTGCCTGTATTTTCCTGAGTTTTATTGTATCCATGCTTACATGTAgatgtttaatccattttatttttgtgtagtgtatggtgtcagagaatgttctaatttcattgttttacagaTAGCTAtgcagtttccccagcaccacttattaacgacactttttttccattgtatattcttgcctcctttgtcacagattaattgaccataagtgcatgagtttctgggctctctattccactgatctatgtgtccaTTTTTGATGCCAggaccatactattttgattacaatagttttgtagtatagttcgAAGTGAGGGAGTGTGATTCTTCTAGCTCTGTTCTGCTCTCTCAggactgttttggctatttagggtctttttgtggaatttttaatttgtatggaaatgtggaaaatgccattggtaattgataggaattgcattgaatctgtagattgcctcaggCAGTATAGTCATTTAACGATATTGATTGTTCCCATACATATACCTTTCCATTTGTGCCATCAGTTTCTTTCACCAGCatcttataaattttagaatataggtctttcacctcattaggtttattcctaggtattggATTGTTTTTGATGCAATGTTAAAAAGAACTGTTAGCTTCTCTTTGATAGTTTGTTAGTATATAGATAAACAACATacttctgtattaattttgtatgctgcaatTTTAAGTAATTCGTTGCTGAGCTCTAGATGTTTTTtggtagcatttttaggattttatatgtatactatcatgtcatctgcaaacaatgacatgtttgtttttttccattctggattcatttaatttcttcttcagacttttgtggctaggacttccaaaactatagtGAATATAAGTGGGGAGAGTGGACatcatccttgttttgttcctgatcttaaggtAGTGCTTTCAGGTTTTCAGTATTGacaatgatattagctgtggttttgtcatcgTTGTGTTATGTTCCCTCCATGCACACTTTCAGGAGAGTTTTATCgaaaatgggtgttgaattttgtcaaaagctttttctgcatctatatatTCATCCAACATTCTTCATATGGTTAATGTGGTGCGTGATAGTCCTTGCAACCCTgagataaaccccacttgatcaaggtgtatattttgttataaaactaatatgtaatatattgttagatttggtttgctagtattttgttcaagatttttgtatgtatattcatcagtgatactggcctataattttttgtGGTATCTGCCTGCTCTGGGTATCAGGGTGAGGGGGCATCtcagaatgagcttgggagtgttccttcctctgcagtttttttgaaGTCTGGAAAGGAGAGGTggtaactcttctctaaatgtttattacaatttgcctgtgaagtcatcttgtcttggtttgtttgttgttttttaatcagattcaatttcagtacttacaattggtctgttcatgttttctgtttcttcctgcttcagtcttggaaggttgtacctttctaagaatttgtccatttcttctaggttgtccattttttttgcatgtagttgCTTATCTTATGGTCCTTTTGGTAtgtctgtggtgttggttgtgatatctcctttttcatttctatttggccctctccattttttaattgatgagtctggctaaaagtttattaattttatctttcaaaaaaacCAACATTGTCATTGATCTTTTGCATTGTTTAAGCTTattaccccccttttttttctccttaaggccacagctgcaacatatggaagttctcaggccagggattgaatccaagctgcagctacaacctacaccacaggtgcagcattgctagatcctttaaccctctttGTTGGGCAGGGCAGTAACCCATGCCtacacagtgacccaagctgccacagttggattcttaacccactgtgccacagcaggaactacaatttcacttatttctgctctgatctttgatttcttccttctgctaattttgggttttgttttttctctagttgctttaggtgtaacaTTGAGATTTTTCTCGTTTCTGAAGTAAgactgtatcactataaacttccctcttttgctgcatcccattggttttggatgatcatgtttttgttttcaattgtctggatatttttaaatgtcctattTGATTACCATAGTGATCCTTTGGTGGTTTAGTAGCAATTTTGTTTAATATGTGGTTTTTGTAgtagttgatttctattttcatattgtgattggaaaagatgcttcataaaatttcaattttaatgaatttactgatgctttttttgttgtggcCTGGGATGTGATTTCCTGgaaaatgttctgtgtgcacttgaaaagaatgtgttctgctgctttcagattgTATGTACTACTACTATCAGTTTATTCCCTTTGGTCTAATGAATCATTTTGGGCCTGTTTCCTTACTGACTTTATGTCTGGATGTAAatgtggtgttaaagtccccaaaactattacatttctgccaatttctctttttatatttgttaacaTTTCCCTTACATATTGAGATGCTCCTGTGTTGGGTGTCCATATTTTACACTTTTTGTATCTTTTCCTTGGATTGTCCTTGGTCATTAGTTAATATCCTTTATTGTCTCTTCTAATAGccttaatgttttaaaatctattttgtttgatagaAGCATTGGTACTCTTTCTTCTTCAGCCTGTTAGGCTCTTTCCCTGGAATGCCctacctccttcccttctccatgGGTCAAAATGCTACTACACATCCAGCAAACCAGTTTAAGCATCACCATCTGCCTCAACCTGCAAAAGTGACATTACTCATAACTGTTTCCACACTTGGCTCATATCTTTCATACTTAGTGAGTTACACTTTGTTGTGTACCTCAGAGACAAAACTGTAACTGctttgaaaacagaaaacctTTCAAACATCTATTTCCAGTGATTAATGATTACTAGGAAATGGATTAGAGTAAGGGTTAGCAAATTCTGAGAAAAGGAAGTTTGTCCATTGGCAGAGCTTGTGAGAAATGTTTTGAAGAATACATGGAAGATATTTCTGGAGGTTTCTGGATCTGATAAAAACAGTCACTGTATTCTAAGCAATGCAGATGACCAGACCTGCCTTTTCAGAGCTACTGCTATTGTAAAAAACATGACTAAATCTAGTTTGAAGTTCAGCATGCTTTGCTCTCtagatataaattattttgaaatacaccATATTGAAAGATGAGccaattaaagcaaaaatacaaaacatgggaatttgcttattttgctgtcacaatgtatttttattacattaattaGTATATTAATTTGGCAGCTTCCTTGGTATTTATTGGGAGAGACTGAGAATTATCTTACTAGAAGAAGTTAATTTTTCATGTTAAGTCAGACATGATTATAGTTATggattcaaattttaaatttttaaggaagcatttataaaacattttctgggTATGGCACTATAGTAAACCCACAATATAGTATAGCTTATTTTAAACCTTTTTCAACTCATCCTTCCTTTAAACCAGTGCAGTCCAAAAGAAAGGTAATGTGAGCTTCTCATGccatttttaatcttaaaaaacaaaacctgaaaacaatttcaacattttatttacccTACTATTCCAAAAATATTGTAATGTCACCAGTATACAAAACTGAACTATTTTACATTCTTCGTACAGCTTCAAAACCTGATGTGTATTTTATACTAATACCACTTCTCAATTTGGACTAGCCCCATTTCAAGGGCTAAATTCCCACATGAAACTTAATAAGGAACGATACTGGCCTGCATATTTCCATTGTCTGGCACTTCTGATAATTGACAAACACTGTGAATGACTGCCACTCTCCAAATTCTGTATTCTATCATTACAGATTTGGATCAAGATATACCACTAGTAGAATTTATACATTAACAAAAACTAAATGATGTTAAGACCAGAACTATGTCGGATACCAGATAAATGGCAACAAAAGCAGCTATGAGAGACTAACAGTGAGTAGacaatctttttctttatggcactTGCCATAATTActacatttctgtattttcttctattgTATATGTGCATCTGTTTCTCCTATGACATTCCATAAGGGAAACATGCTATGACTGTGCTTACACATAGTAGATGATCAAATACCAGTTAAATGGATGAATATGACCTTGCATTGATTATCAGCCTGAACCAGCCTGTCAATTCATTACTCATGTTTTCTAATAGTTCCACATTTTCACAGTGAACAGCTGTTTTCTCTTCACAACAGTTTCTAGCAGCTTAACTCAATTATTAAAAAGTAACTTGGGAAATACCCCACTGGTCAGAATCACATTTATTCTATCTTACTAAGACTTTCCTTCctacaacacaaaacaaaagcagaatggGGGAGGCACAAGTGAACAAGCCTCTtagactaagagaaaaaaaaaaaaatcatcccatgCACCTCAAAGGGAAGAAGAGTGAATACTGCTTCCTATCACACAGTCAGTAGTGGCCAGGTTCTTAAGGGCTCTGGAAACTTCAGAAATTGCTTTGGCAAACCATTCCAAGTTAAACAACAGTATTATTATAGTAGACATGATGAAATGTAAACAAATCAAAATAACATGGCATATACTATCATGAaacctatttaaaaagaaaaccaccaaaaACTCAACCTCAGAACTCATTCTTTATATTAACACTGTATTATAAAGTCTTTTTACTAGTCTTTTAGACTGAAGAAATCATTTTTAGAATGTATATGCTTAGAAGAATGAGAGTGAAAGCAGCTCTTACCATTCTATTCTGTGTACAATAAATGGCACTTTAATAACAGTTATTTCCCAAATTAGTAATCAGTCTTGTTATTTTAGCACCAAAAACTCAACTCCTAATCCGATGTTTCCTGTTTTGCAAAATACTGGAATACAAAACATTTCTTATAATTCAAAACATTTAGTCATCTATAGTGTGTAtaccaatcttttaaaaatcaaatcttaCTTAAGAGATCACTAAAGAAAGttacttttcccttttctttttaggtgcGTGTTCCGAAAGTGGTGTAAATTCggcctcctttctttttttttttttctttttatggtcacttTGGTAACCACTGGAGTCACTGCCTTGAAAAACAGGGTCCTGGTCCTGATCTCCTtggtgctttttcttctttttctttttcttctttggctcttTCTCCAAGAGACCGTTTACAATGTTATTAATCTGGCTATCTGTCTCTTCCTTAATGGTAACATCAACAAAATCTGTTAGCTCTGAGGTACCATCTTCTGCTTCACGTGGCTCtgggtctttcttctttttctttttcttctttggaggtTTCTCAACAGCCGCTTCTTCGGTGGCAGTTTCTGTTACTTCAGGAATAGCAGGGCATTTGGTTTGTAAACTAtaaattaacaatttaaaaaatttagagaacATTAAGCAAAAATACAAGAACATTAATAAAATCAGTAATAGTCGAACATGccaaaattttttctaaataatgacAATAGTACAAGATAACCTGAGTGTGACACAAATAGTTGATCCTAGTATCCCTCAGCACACTGAAACGTTACAATTTTTGTCTCCCAAGTATTTTTCTCTGACTGTTTAATGCACAAAACTGACATAAAATTTTTGTCAAAAGGTGGCTTCTAAATTTTAGTTTGGTTCAGAAAACATGAATACTAAATAAACATCACCAAATCAAACCActtacatttactttttatacTTACTAGCCAAACCACTGacatttgataaagaaaaaatacagtctGGCATCCATCAAAGCAATGGAGCTCCTCATCTAGTATCTTAACCCTTGTTTCAAAtaatagtttgtttttcttaacCTATGCTGTATCAGTATTACTCCAAattgtgaattattttatttcactaaaaTAGAAACAAGTATCAATGAAGTAGCCCTCTTTCTATAAAACTGCAGTCCTCTACAGTAGCATTTGCCAAATAAAGCTAAATTTAAGTAATTTCaatgagataattttaaaaattcagttcctcagctGCACTAGTCACATTTCAGTTGCCCAAGAGTGAAGCTACTACACTGCACAAATACAGTACATTTATagcatcacagaaagttctactggacagcTATTCTAGAAACTTCAACCCATACTCTTGTTACCTATCAAGGCAGACTCTAGAAAAGGTGCTAACACAAAAAGTATTCCCAATGGTTTCTTCCCCTCTGCTATTAAGCTTGGCTCTCATGAAACCAGGCTAAAATCAGAATAATTCTTACTATATATTTCTGGTTTGAGATTCTTATATCAAATGATCTACCTGAATAAtggtaataaataaatgttactttcGTTTCAACAGTGCAAAAGTAAAAGTAGGCCAGTTGTCATACAGTAATATCACTACACTTCGAGTAGTTTCAAGCTCGGgggtcaactttttaaaaaattaacatcaaaCTAGATAATACTCAGAAAAATTGAGTTATTAAAATATAGACCATTTAGCTAGTTGTAGAGCTTCAGAATATTTAATGCACTGTCTCATGGCACTTTTGATTCCTATTTACACTGACTTTATGGTTTGAAAGTATGAATATTCTAATTTAAGTCTCTTAAAAGATTGATATTTCCTAAATTCGTAATTGAATAGaaacaatgatgaaaataatgtgGTTAGGAACTGACCTAGAAACATTTACTTTCCCACGAATGCAGAATACTCCAGCAGCGTCTGAGTCTAAACGAAATACTTCAAATTCTAGTTCATCACCCACATTTATCTCCAGAGTCTGCCACTGCTCAGCTGGCATCTGCTCGGGTTTAGGAATGGAGGCATTGAAGCACCCATGTACTAAACAGCCAATATGGCTGGAAGACACTTTATTAATTGTACCctgaggaggagggaaaagaagtATTCCATCAAAAAGAGATTCAGAGTTAAAAGGTAAATCAAACTTCACAAGCTTCTAAAAGTTCAAAGAGAAAATACCAAAATAACAGTATAACATAGAAAAAGTTCATCTCACTAAAACTTATCACATGTTATATTACAACACAGCTTTAAGAACACTGTAGTTTTTAGAAAGctcaaaatttaataaataagaaatgtgtAACAGTTGCCTAACTGGACAGACAACTTGCCCCTAGAACcccctaaaaaaatcaaactaagcAGCCACTGCAGGATTCCCTGAGAAGCAGATTATTCTATAACCAAATTGAAACCAAGCAGAAAATACTCTGCTATGACCTACATGTGAAAAGATCTCAAGGAAGGAAGCATATGTTTTTTGTAATAGCATCCACATTATTCTCCCATATTTTTCAACCATTAAGAGAATTCtctggtgttcctgctgtggagcagtgggttaataatctggcttgtctggttcagtccccagcccagcacagtggattaaggatctgatcttgccacagctgccactcagattcaatccctggcctgggaacttccatatgccatacttgtggctaaaggaaaaaaaaattttgaaaaagaattccTCAGTGATTAAATTTAGCATGATATATAAGCAGATCTATTAGAAGACAACTTACCCTTTATATGTAAATCTTGAGCATGGTTATTTTGACTAAATCCCAACATTAGAAGCTTTAACatgttcttgaattttttttttttttggctttttagggctgcacttacagcatgtcccaagggtaggggttgaattggagctacaggtgccagccttcgctacagccacacaggatctgagccacatctgcgacctacagcatagctcatggcaacactggatccccaactcagtgaatgaagccagggattgaaccctcatcctcatgcttACTAGTTTGGATTTGTTtcactatgccatgacgggaactcctttatgatTTTAAGTTTCCAAGAAACTTAGTCTTCCATTCTTCCCATAACAATCAATACATAAGGTATACGaaagaaaacctgaaatatttctttaaaaatcacatactctgacttagagaaaaataaatagtatgtACACAATGTGTTATAATATTAGCAACTCCTTCCACATGTGACTGAATAAAGCTTCTTTGTAATTATCAGGAGTCAGGAGTACCTTCTGGATGGATGACCTGGACAACCTGTGGTTCAtctatacaatggagtactactcagcaatggaaagaaattaagagatcaaGCCATGAAAATACATGAAGGAACTTGAAACATATTGCTAAGCGAAAGAAACCAATCTAAAACAgttacatactgtgtgattccactatatgatattctggaaaaggtaaaactatggagaAAGTAAAAAACTATCAATAGTTACCATGGTttccaagggagggagggatcaaTAAATAGGGCAGAGAGGATTTTTTGAGCAGTAACCAATTATTCTATAGGATAGTGTAACGGATACttgccattttaaattttgtcaaagcCCATAGAACATACAATACAAACAGTGAACTCTACTGTAAACTACAGAATttgataataatgtatcaatattggctcaataattgtaacaaatgtacagCATTCGTATATATGTCAATAATAGAAACAGTATGATTGtgtttgggggaggaggagagtgaCGTAAGGTATATGAAAACACTctactttccactcaatttttctCTAAGTCTAAAACTGTTATAACagataaaagtttatttaaaaaatactcaatgtggaaaggaaagtcttttcaacaTATGGGTGTAGAACACCGAATATGGACAAGAAAATGGATTTGAAGTGTTTCCTCACACTACACACAAAAAACTAAGACTGATCACAGACCTGAACAGAAAAGCTAAAGCTGTAAAAATTCTAGGATCTTAGAGAACAATATATTCACAACAAAGGGGTAGCCAAGTTTCTTAGCATCTAGAAAGCAATTACCATTAAAGTATAATATGATAAATTGGactgaatcaaaaataaaaacttgtttaTCAAAGATACCGTAAGATTGTAAAAAATATTCACAGTACAGTTATCTGAAAAGGATTTgcattaaaactataaaaagaacTACTACAGCTTAGTAACAATGTAAAAACCCAATTAAAAGG
This region includes:
- the POLR1F gene encoding DNA-directed RNA polymerase I subunit RPA43 isoform X1, whose protein sequence is MAAGCSEASRPKAASEGPGVGPAGVLPCLELPTYAAACALVSSRYSCLVAGPHRRHIALSPRYLNRKRTGIREQLDAELLRYSESLLGVPIAYDNIKVVGELGDIYDDQGHIHLNIEADFVIFCPEPGQKLMGTINKVSSSHIGCLVHGCFNASIPKPEQMPAEQWQTLEINVGDELEFEVFRLDSDAAGVFCIRGKVNVSSLQTKCPAIPEVTETATEEAAVEKPPKKKKKKKKDPEPREAEDGTSELTDFVDVTIKEETDSQINNIVNGLLEKEPKKKKKKKKKHQGDQDQDPVFQGSDSSGYQSDHKKKKKKRKEAEFTPLSEHAPKKKREK
- the POLR1F gene encoding DNA-directed RNA polymerase I subunit RPA43 isoform X2, translated to MRNSCVIPRECNEAQVLLEIHLLTSGPSSLLGVPIAYDNIKVVGELGDIYDDQGHIHLNIEADFVIFCPEPGQKLMGTINKVSSSHIGCLVHGCFNASIPKPEQMPAEQWQTLEINVGDELEFEVFRLDSDAAGVFCIRGKVNVSSLQTKCPAIPEVTETATEEAAVEKPPKKKKKKKKDPEPREAEDGTSELTDFVDVTIKEETDSQINNIVNGLLEKEPKKKKKKKKKHQGDQDQDPVFQGSDSSGYQSDHKKKKKKRKEAEFTPLSEHAPKKKREK